Proteins from one Shewanella pealeana ATCC 700345 genomic window:
- a CDS encoding IS3-like element ISSpe1 family transposase (programmed frameshift) yields MTTPIPARVKRTQRDYSLGFKLQVVAAVEKGDMTYKQAQTTYGIQGRSTVLTWLRKHGKMDWTQPVRMTMPKTTKAKETPAQKIKRLEKELEDEHLRNLLLNEAVDIIDAEYGAGLRKKLLSQGARSLQKQKVTSLNRACKLLGITRQAIYQRERRANCRAMELAPVRAMILDIRRFMPRIGGKKLYFLLKPKFIEKGIKLGRDNFFSYLKSEGLLVKPKRNYTKTTNSKHWMKKHPNLLKELVPTAPEEVFVSDITYVQSEQGIHYLSLVTDAFSRKIMGYELSNEMKATDVVKALEMTISNRQYQHRAVHHSDRGLQYCSAVYQLALQRSDIRASMTDGYDCYQNALAERINGILKQEFLLSPCCNLNELKQLVEESIFIYNELRPHLSLGMKTPNQVHKKDQQQKLLV; encoded by the exons ATGACTACACCAATACCAGCCCGCGTTAAGCGAACACAGCGAGATTATTCGTTAGGCTTTAAATTACAAGTTGTAGCTGCCGTAGAAAAAGGCGATATGACTTATAAACAAGCTCAAACAACCTATGGCATCCAAGGTCGCTCCACGGTACTTACTTGGCTTAGAAAGCACGGTAAGATGGACTGGACTCAACCAGTGAGAATGACTATGCCAAAAACAACTAAAGCTAAAGAAACCCCAGCTCAAAAGATTAAGCGCCTTGAAAAAGAGCTGGAAGATGAGCACTTACGTAATCTATTACTCAATGAAGCCGTTGATATTATTGATGCAGAATATGGAGCTGGCCTTAGAAAAAAGT TACTTAGCCAGGGAGCGAGAAGTCTTCAAAAACAGAAAGTAACGAGCTTAAATCGCGCTTGTAAGCTTCTGGGTATAACAAGACAAGCTATCTATCAAAGAGAACGAAGAGCGAATTGTAGAGCAATGGAGTTAGCCCCTGTAAGAGCGATGATACTAGATATCCGTCGGTTTATGCCTCGGATTGGTGGCAAGAAACTCTACTTTTTACTTAAACCTAAGTTCATCGAGAAAGGGATTAAACTTGGGCGCGATAACTTCTTTAGTTACTTGAAAAGTGAAGGCTTGTTAGTCAAACCTAAGCGTAATTATACCAAGACGACTAACAGTAAACATTGGATGAAGAAACATCCAAATTTACTGAAAGAGTTAGTGCCAACAGCACCTGAAGAGGTGTTTGTTAGTGATATAACATATGTGCAATCAGAGCAAGGCATACATTATCTATCATTGGTAACTGACGCGTTCAGTCGTAAAATAATGGGATATGAATTAAGTAATGAAATGAAAGCTACAGACGTAGTCAAAGCGTTAGAAATGACGATAAGTAATCGGCAGTATCAACATCGAGCAGTGCATCACTCAGACAGAGGGTTACAGTATTGCTCTGCCGTTTATCAGTTAGCGTTGCAAAGAAGTGACATCCGCGCATCAATGACCGATGGATATGACTGCTACCAAAACGCACTAGCAGAACGTATAAATGGGATATTAAAGCAAGAGTTTCTATTATCTCCTTGCTGCAACCTTAATGAGTTAAAGCAACTCGTTGAGGAGTCAATTTTTATATACAATGAGCTGAGACCGCACTTAAGCTTGGGTATGAAAACACCTAATCAAGTGCATAAAAAAGACCAGCAGCAGAAGCTACTGGTCTAG